The Haloarcula sp. DT43 genome includes a region encoding these proteins:
- a CDS encoding ABC transporter permease — protein sequence MTDGHRFWTVFAREVRSAVRTRTYLALALVTVVVLFGLARAGGGLAGGYVPTVVDTLVAVEVLVPTLAFAVGYRAIADPVVRGELDVLDTYPLSTWSYVGGVYAGRALLLLAIVGIPLLALGVAVATTAGPETAVFASHRGVDSPFLFVRYVALTFLYALVSLTVVLLLSALAGSRGRALVLALAGLLALTVGSDLAVFAALDTGVTTRTLGGALALTPAEAYRGLVFDQVLYVAVPGRSAFVPTWVAAASLVFWAAVTFAGAMLATDAA from the coding sequence GTGACGGACGGACACCGATTCTGGACGGTCTTCGCCCGGGAGGTCCGGAGTGCGGTCAGGACGCGCACCTATCTCGCGCTCGCGCTGGTCACCGTGGTCGTCCTGTTCGGTCTGGCCCGCGCCGGGGGCGGTCTGGCCGGCGGCTACGTCCCCACCGTCGTCGATACGCTGGTGGCCGTCGAAGTGCTGGTGCCGACGCTCGCCTTCGCGGTCGGCTATCGCGCCATCGCCGACCCGGTCGTCCGGGGCGAACTCGACGTCCTCGACACCTACCCGCTCTCGACGTGGTCGTACGTCGGCGGCGTGTACGCAGGCCGTGCCCTGCTGTTGCTCGCCATCGTCGGCATCCCGTTGCTGGCTCTGGGTGTCGCTGTTGCGACGACCGCGGGGCCGGAGACGGCGGTGTTCGCGAGCCACCGCGGCGTCGACTCGCCGTTCCTGTTCGTTCGGTACGTCGCTCTCACGTTCCTGTACGCGCTGGTCTCGCTGACTGTCGTGCTCCTGTTGTCGGCGCTCGCCGGGAGCCGGGGACGCGCACTCGTGCTCGCACTCGCCGGGCTCCTCGCTCTCACCGTCGGCAGCGACCTCGCAGTGTTCGCCGCGCTCGACACCGGCGTCACGACGCGGACGCTCGGCGGCGCGCTCGCCCTGACTCCGGCGGAGGCGTACCGTGGACTCGTCTTCGACCAGGTCCTGTACGTCGCCGTCCCCGGTCGGTCGGCGTTCGTTCCGACGTGGGTCGCCGCCGCCTCGCTGGTGTTCTGGGCGGCTGTCACGTTCGCCGGGGCGATGCTCGCCACGGATGCGGCCTGA
- a CDS encoding ABC transporter ATP-binding protein — MTGETYLAADEVTKRYGDVTAVSAVSLDVPFDAVTGLIGPNGSGKTTLLRVLLGVEGPTSGTVSYAGPAAQRRLGYLPQRPAFRPGFTVRETAAFYADLVDDDPDRLLERVGLEDVATRPVSGLSGGMTRLLGIAQALAGDPPVVMLDEPASGLDPAMSRHIFDVIASIADDGRAVVLCSHELLLVEETADRVAVLESGRLVRTGTVDALRDQAGGPLYETFTSLLEQDSAAIAAPEGSQS, encoded by the coding sequence GTGACGGGCGAGACGTACCTCGCGGCCGACGAGGTCACGAAACGGTACGGCGACGTGACGGCCGTCTCGGCGGTGTCGCTCGACGTCCCTTTCGACGCCGTGACCGGACTCATCGGCCCCAACGGCTCCGGGAAGACGACGCTCCTGCGCGTGCTCCTGGGCGTCGAGGGACCGACCAGCGGCACCGTCTCCTACGCCGGCCCCGCGGCCCAACGGCGACTGGGCTATCTGCCACAGCGGCCGGCGTTCCGGCCGGGCTTTACCGTCAGGGAGACCGCCGCGTTCTACGCCGACCTCGTCGATGACGACCCGGACCGACTCCTCGAACGTGTGGGCCTCGAAGACGTGGCCACCCGACCCGTCTCGGGGCTCTCCGGGGGGATGACGCGTCTCCTGGGCATCGCGCAGGCACTGGCCGGGGACCCGCCGGTCGTGATGCTCGACGAACCCGCCAGCGGCCTCGACCCGGCGATGAGTCGGCACATATTCGACGTCATCGCATCGATAGCCGACGACGGCCGCGCCGTGGTCCTCTGTTCGCACGAACTGCTGCTGGTCGAGGAGACCGCCGACCGGGTGGCGGTGCTCGAATCCGGCCGTCTCGTCCGGACCGGGACGGTCGACGCTCTGCGGGACCAAGCCGGCGGCCCGCTCTACGAGACGTTCACGTCGCTGCTGGAACAGGACAGCGCCGCTATCGCCGCACCGGAGGGGTCGCAGTCGTGA
- a CDS encoding NosD domain-containing protein, giving the protein MRPALTTTQLLALLAVVLGTLVFAVSFAVDTTSARPEPVPFDTTVQRGITMADEQIARNRSVSVPRAEVFYSQYRYVVGYVGLDQAVTALAEPGHERQFGYPLVVYVSDYSDRPVRCGDDGSLRTAAPPDWVEASQAHYVVDGSVRVPSGPAVVPFADRADAAAFAESCGGRIVDWETLQSRSFHLQRAAAVRNQVDPRRRDADATVRAARQRRTRPVSVEVGPDAPTIQAAVDAAPPNTTVAVPAGSYAERVTIDKPLTLSGPGATLDGGGNGTVVTVTADRVGVTGFDIVGVGNATVGDPTNASDSAWDATVTTAYGNSDAAVTGRNASGLYVADLTVETPASGVVLRRTPGAVVENVTVDGTADWRDGFMGVVGMHGPIVVQDSVFDGGRDGVYLHRADGTAVRNNTFRDNRFGVHLMYTSRSLVADNAARGQAYAGVVVMTNPVANAIVGNDVRHAGSGVMLAGSRSYIAHNVVSDTGQAMSTNAGRSLYEHNVLYGNELGLRASTAVPSNVVAENDFVANDRHAVSGPGPLRVYTHEGRGNYWSGAYDLTGGAAPVLTQPYSPTDPIDRRLHRTDAAVVLGSAPSVRGLRALRGTTPGFRRGSIVDRAPLAAPANPEAVRRLRNETAAAGAS; this is encoded by the coding sequence ATGCGACCAGCCCTGACGACCACGCAACTCCTGGCTCTCCTCGCCGTGGTTCTCGGCACGCTGGTGTTCGCTGTGTCGTTCGCTGTCGACACCACCAGCGCCCGTCCGGAGCCAGTCCCGTTCGACACCACGGTCCAGCGCGGGATTACGATGGCCGACGAACAGATAGCCCGGAACCGGAGCGTCAGCGTCCCCCGGGCCGAGGTCTTCTACTCGCAGTACCGCTACGTCGTCGGCTACGTCGGTCTCGACCAGGCCGTGACGGCGCTCGCCGAACCGGGGCACGAACGGCAGTTCGGATACCCGCTCGTGGTGTACGTCTCCGACTACAGCGACAGGCCGGTCCGGTGTGGCGACGACGGCTCTCTGCGGACCGCCGCACCGCCGGACTGGGTCGAAGCCAGCCAGGCCCACTACGTCGTCGACGGGTCGGTGCGCGTTCCGTCCGGGCCGGCCGTGGTGCCGTTCGCCGACCGGGCCGACGCCGCGGCGTTTGCCGAGTCGTGTGGCGGGCGAATCGTCGACTGGGAGACCCTCCAAAGTCGGTCGTTCCACCTCCAGCGAGCGGCGGCGGTCCGAAACCAGGTCGACCCGCGGCGACGCGACGCCGACGCCACCGTCCGGGCGGCGCGACAGCGCCGGACCCGACCGGTGTCGGTCGAAGTCGGACCCGATGCGCCGACCATCCAGGCGGCCGTCGATGCGGCACCGCCGAACACGACAGTCGCGGTCCCGGCCGGCAGCTACGCCGAACGGGTGACGATAGACAAGCCGCTCACCCTCAGCGGCCCCGGCGCGACGCTCGACGGCGGCGGGAACGGCACAGTCGTGACGGTGACCGCCGACCGTGTCGGCGTCACCGGGTTCGACATCGTCGGCGTCGGGAACGCGACGGTGGGTGACCCGACCAACGCCAGCGACAGCGCCTGGGATGCGACCGTGACCACCGCCTACGGCAACAGCGACGCCGCCGTCACCGGTCGCAACGCCTCCGGGCTCTACGTCGCTGACCTCACCGTCGAGACGCCCGCGAGCGGCGTCGTGCTACGGCGGACGCCCGGTGCGGTCGTCGAGAACGTCACGGTCGACGGGACGGCGGACTGGCGAGATGGGTTCATGGGCGTCGTCGGGATGCACGGGCCGATTGTCGTGCAGGATTCGGTGTTCGACGGCGGCCGCGACGGCGTGTACCTCCACCGGGCCGACGGGACCGCCGTCCGGAACAACACGTTCAGGGACAACCGCTTCGGCGTCCACCTGATGTACACCTCGCGGTCGCTCGTCGCCGACAACGCCGCTCGGGGGCAGGCCTACGCCGGCGTCGTCGTCATGACCAATCCCGTGGCCAACGCCATCGTCGGGAACGACGTGCGCCACGCCGGCAGTGGCGTCATGCTCGCGGGGTCCCGGAGCTACATCGCCCACAACGTGGTGTCCGACACCGGCCAGGCGATGTCGACGAACGCCGGTCGGTCCCTGTACGAGCACAACGTCCTCTACGGGAACGAACTCGGCCTCCGGGCGTCGACGGCCGTCCCGTCGAACGTCGTGGCAGAGAACGACTTCGTCGCCAACGACCGCCACGCCGTCTCCGGGCCGGGGCCCCTGCGCGTGTACACTCACGAGGGGAGGGGGAACTACTGGAGCGGCGCGTACGACCTCACCGGTGGGGCCGCTCCGGTGCTGACCCAACCGTACTCGCCGACCGACCCCATCGACCGCCGACTCCATCGGACCGACGCCGCGGTCGTCCTCGGGTCGGCACCGAGCGTCCGGGGGCTCCGCGCGCTCCGCGGAACCACGCCGGGATTCCGCCGGGGTAGTATCGTCGACCGGGCACCGCTGGCAGCGCCCGCCAATCCCGAGGCCGTCAGGCGACTCCGAAACGAGACCGCCGCGGCGGGGGCATCGTGA
- the fdhF gene encoding formate dehydrogenase subunit alpha: MSGNQEPNHRAEQTVCPYCGVGCTIEHAGNGKATGTAGPVNTKGEVCPKGAAAFDVVDHEERLTEPLVREDGRFVTTSWETALARVAEGLGDVVDEHGPDAVEFFASSNCTNEENYVFQKTARLLGTNNVDNCARLCHSSTVAAMSERLGAGAMTNTLDDLAETDCLLVTGANPAEQHPVIFRSYFLPAIRDGATLIHVDPRETDTTDAADVHLDVRPGYDIQLLNSMATVVLEEGLVDESFVEARTAGYTDLTAHLDDVDVETGADAAGVDPETVREAARAYAEADRAAIVTGMGMSQHTCGTDNVHALLNLALLTGNVGRPGTGVNPLRGQNNVQGAGDVGALPNVLPGYQPVTDAEARQRVAEEWGVEPPSEPGLTETTATHRFGDEVRAAVVFGENPAVTEPNANAVRAGFDELDFCVVVDLFETATTDHADVVLPGSSWAEKAGTVTNTDRRVMRMRPNADLPGNARRDLDILTDLGGRLVGEPDAFDYDGPGAVFDELTRVCPPYAGMSYDGIGDGYQRWPFPAEAESGTDVLHAETFASGAETAPLLPVSPTPPADSVGEDELVLTTGRALQHFNSGALTRRSETLMRMRGEDVLEIHPDDAAFRGIEEGDTVVVENDRGSVRVSAAVTGAIQPGVVFCTFHYLDPLANALTGDALDPVAEIPEYKHSAVRVRKPAA; the protein is encoded by the coding sequence ATGAGTGGCAACCAGGAGCCCAACCACCGGGCCGAGCAGACGGTCTGCCCGTACTGTGGCGTCGGCTGTACGATAGAACACGCGGGCAACGGCAAAGCGACCGGCACAGCGGGACCGGTGAACACGAAGGGCGAGGTCTGTCCCAAGGGCGCGGCCGCGTTCGACGTGGTGGACCACGAGGAGCGGCTGACCGAGCCACTCGTCCGGGAGGACGGGCGGTTCGTCACCACATCCTGGGAGACCGCCCTAGCCCGCGTGGCCGAGGGACTCGGGGACGTCGTCGACGAGCACGGGCCGGACGCCGTCGAGTTCTTCGCGTCCTCGAACTGCACGAACGAGGAGAACTACGTCTTCCAGAAGACGGCGCGGCTGCTCGGCACCAACAACGTCGACAACTGCGCCAGGCTCTGTCACTCCTCGACCGTCGCCGCGATGAGCGAGCGCCTCGGTGCCGGGGCGATGACGAACACGCTCGACGACCTCGCCGAGACCGACTGCCTGCTCGTCACCGGCGCGAACCCGGCCGAACAGCACCCGGTCATCTTCCGGTCGTACTTCCTGCCGGCCATCCGCGACGGGGCGACGCTGATACACGTCGACCCGCGCGAGACGGACACGACCGACGCCGCCGACGTCCACCTCGACGTCCGCCCCGGGTACGACATCCAGCTGCTCAACTCGATGGCGACGGTCGTACTCGAGGAGGGGCTCGTCGACGAGTCGTTCGTCGAGGCGCGGACGGCCGGCTACACGGACCTGACGGCGCACCTCGACGACGTGGACGTCGAGACGGGTGCCGACGCGGCCGGCGTCGACCCGGAGACCGTCCGGGAGGCCGCCAGAGCGTACGCCGAGGCCGACAGGGCGGCAATCGTCACCGGGATGGGGATGAGCCAGCACACCTGCGGCACCGACAACGTCCACGCGCTGTTGAACCTCGCGCTCCTGACCGGCAACGTCGGCCGACCGGGGACGGGCGTGAACCCGCTGCGCGGCCAGAACAACGTCCAGGGGGCCGGCGACGTGGGCGCGCTCCCCAACGTCCTCCCGGGGTACCAGCCCGTGACCGACGCCGAGGCCCGCCAGCGGGTCGCCGAGGAGTGGGGCGTCGAACCCCCGAGCGAGCCCGGGCTGACGGAGACGACCGCGACACACCGGTTCGGCGACGAGGTCCGGGCGGCGGTCGTGTTCGGCGAGAACCCCGCCGTCACGGAGCCAAACGCCAACGCCGTCAGGGCCGGCTTCGACGAGCTGGACTTCTGTGTCGTCGTCGACCTCTTCGAGACGGCGACCACCGACCACGCCGACGTGGTGCTTCCCGGCAGTAGCTGGGCGGAGAAGGCGGGGACGGTGACCAACACGGACCGCCGGGTGATGCGAATGCGACCGAACGCCGACCTGCCCGGGAACGCCCGCCGGGACCTCGACATCCTCACCGACCTCGGTGGGCGGCTGGTCGGCGAGCCGGACGCGTTCGACTACGACGGGCCGGGAGCGGTGTTCGACGAGCTGACGCGGGTCTGCCCGCCGTACGCCGGCATGAGCTACGACGGCATCGGCGACGGCTACCAGCGGTGGCCGTTCCCGGCGGAGGCCGAGTCCGGCACCGACGTGCTTCACGCGGAGACGTTCGCGTCGGGGGCGGAGACGGCACCGCTGCTCCCGGTTTCACCGACGCCGCCGGCCGACAGCGTCGGCGAGGACGAGCTCGTGCTCACGACGGGACGGGCGCTCCAGCACTTCAATAGCGGGGCGCTCACCCGCCGGTCGGAGACGCTCATGCGGATGCGCGGGGAGGACGTCCTCGAAATCCATCCGGACGACGCCGCCTTCCGCGGCATCGAGGAGGGCGACACCGTCGTCGTCGAGAACGACCGCGGCAGCGTGCGGGTGTCGGCGGCCGTGACGGGGGCGATACAGCCCGGCGTCGTGTTCTGTACGTTCCACTACCTGGACCCGCTCGCGAACGCCCTGACCGGCGACGCCCTCGACCCGGTCGCCGAGATTCCCGAGTACAAGCACTCGGCAGTGCGCGTACGGAAGCCAGCGGCGTAG